In one window of Clavelina lepadiformis chromosome 4, kaClaLepa1.1, whole genome shotgun sequence DNA:
- the LOC143452830 gene encoding atlastin-3-like, with product MDNDVLEFLKKDEKLCSTTSLNKTEAINITKRENGKINLDKSVLEKVLGNPKVAKYPVAIYSVAGPFRTGKSFLLNLFVRYLERRETTKSVPPPLEPNDKEPLAGPFKFQGGVSEGCTEGIWITKEPFIISTKTKKKVALFLMDTQGAFDQKSSIKEGSILFALSLLLSSYQFFNLKTNIDSLHLQALGNFAEYAQNVRDTKSSFLIQNFMFLIRDWKTIEDHQHGLYGGKCYLNTVLDGDNGADENVKTNKFLKENFSELSCYLWPSPDPKIEGMGKNSKVCDMKDVGTEFMKKASEFFEYLCFENENLMVKREGAEELNCRKLYEFASHFADVISQGSIDTVESYFEAGKAAKMEIIFRDCVEIYRMCLLNFGNEPVDERHERGMKKALNEFQEKSKHSNKDLRIKGRENLQQEIDKIYRLEQKKEKNNTLLEKCVKMYRMRMKKDFSGIEEFLNGHSNEKENAENRLKANHIKINDHSEATALNKLKKDIMLMFKSMKGQVEHRYLENAAETVAEKWFNHFENTPSIKFEERCDQVQSELLKCFDEETKDFDKSLNEKGQSILIKRINNFMKNYLIKNRKLIENKETEKHKKELEKVSYFTPPSSLKSTQVDLLKASKKRTDVDLDVMNGNNTYTLVEKESNLKYEEVNERNRMVKMGTGFGTAGGGVVIGVGVGIVFKPVGIALGVVAGISALYGFGAKNSWW from the exons ATGGACAATGATGTgttagaatttttaaaaaaagacGAAAAACTTTGTTCTACAACATCCT TAAACAAGACTGAGGCGATAAACATTACCAAAAGAGAGAATGGAAAGATTAACTTAGATAAAAGCGTTCTTGAAAAGGTTCTTGGAAATCCAAAAGTGGCAAAGTATCCTGTTGCAATTTATTCTGTGGCAGGTCCATTTCGAACtggaaaatcatttttgctcAATTTGTTTGTTCGCTATTTAGAACGAAGAGAG ACCACAAAAAGCGTTCCACCACCCCTTGAACCAAACGACAAAGAGCCACTAGCAGGACCTTTCAAGTTCCAAGGTGGAGTCAGTGAAGGTTGCACAGAAGGAATATGGATTACAAAGGAACCATTTATAATCTCCACCAAGACCAAAAAAAAG GTTGCTCTATTTCTTATGGACACACAAGGTGCATTTGATCAAAAGTCTAGTATAAAGGAAGGCTCAATTTTATTCGCCTTAAGCCTGTTGCTCAGTTCCTACCAATTCTTTAACTTGAAAACCAACATCGATAGCCTTCATCTTCAAGCTTTGGGG AACTTTGCAGAGTATGCACAAAATGTTAGAGATACAAAGTCTAGCTTTTTAATCCAG AACTTTATGTTCCTTATTCGTGACTGGAAGACAATAGAAGATCACCAACACGGTTTGTATGGTGGAAAATGCTATCTCAATACTGTTCTTGACGGAGATAACGGGGCAGATGAAAACGTCAAAACTAACAAATTCCTCAAGGAAAACTTTTCTGAACTTTCATGTTATCTTTGGCCCTCTCCAGATCCCAAAATCGAAGGAATGGGGAAAAACTCCAAAGTTTGTGATATGAAAG ATGTCGGCACTGAGTTTATGAAGAAAGCGTCTGAGTTTTTCGAATATCTCTGCTTTGAGAATGAGAATCTTATGGTGAAGCGGGAAGGCGCAGAAGAGCTTAATTGCAGGAAACTATATGAATTCGCAAGTCATTTTGCTGATGTCATCAGCCAAGGATCAATCGATACAGTAGAATCATATTTTGAGG CGGGAAAAGCAGCTAAAATGGAAATTATCTTCCGCGATTGCGTTGAGATCTACAGAATGTGCTTGCTG AATTTTGGCAACGAACCAGTCGACGAGCGTCATGAACGAGGTATGAAAAAAGCTCTCAATGAGTTTCAAGAAAAATCGAAGCATAGTAACAAAGACCTCAGGATAAAGGGCCGAGAGAATTTGCAGCAAGAAATTGATAAGATATAT CGTTTggaacaaaaaaaagaaaaaaacaacaccCTTTTAGAAAAATGTGTTAAGATGTACAGAATGCGTATG AAAAAAGATTTCTCGGGCATTGAAGAATTCCTGAATGGCCATTctaatgaaaaagaaaacgcTGAAAATCGTCTCAAAGCTAATCATATCAAGATAAACGATCATAGCGAAGCTACTGCAttaaacaagttaaaaaaGGACATAATGTTAATGTTCAAATCAATGAAG GGGCAAGTAGAACATCGTTATTTGGAAAACGCAGCTGAAACAGTGGCAGAAAAGTGGTTCAATCATTTCGAG AATACACCTTCAATAAAATTCGAAGAACGGTGTGATCAAGTACAAAGTGAATTATTGAAGTGTTTTGATGAGGAAACAAAAGACTTTGATAAAAGTTTGAATGAAAAGGGACAAAGCATTCTCATAAAAAGGATCAACAATTTCATGAAAAATTAC TTAATAAAGAATCGCAAATTAATCgaaaataaagaaacagaaaagcaCAAAAAAGAACTTGAAAAG GTGAGCTATTTTACTCCTCCTAGCTCCTTGAAGTCGACTCAAGTGGATCTTCTTAAAGCGAGTAAAAAACGTACGGATGTTGACTTAGATGTTATGAATGGAAATAATACCTACACTTTGGTGGAAAAAGAGTCAAATTTGAAGTATGAAGAGGTCAATGAACGAAATAGGATGGTAAAAATGGGAACAGGGTTTGGTACAGCCGGAGGTGGTGTGGTAATAGGTGTTGGTGTGGGAATCGTCTTTAAACCAGTTGGAATTGCTCTAGGTGTTGTAGCAGGAATTAGTGCACTCTACGGCTTTGGAGCAAAAAATTCATGGTGGTGA
- the LOC143453050 gene encoding atlastin-2-like yields MKSIVSKFLSESTTSLNKTEAINITKRENGKINLDKNALEKVLGNEKVAEYPVAIYSVAGPFRTGKSFLLNLFVRYFERRGTIESVPPPLDPNDEEPLTGPFKFKGGASEGCTEGIWITKEPFIISTKNKKTVALFLMDTQGAFDHKASIKESSILFALSLLLSSYQFFNLKTSIDSLHLQALGNFAEYAQNVRDTKSGFLFQKFMFLIRDWKMIEDHKHGLYGGKRYLNTVLDGDDGADENVKTNKFLKENFSELLCYLWPSPAPKIEGMGKTSKVCHMKDVGFEFLKKASEFFHYLCFENENKNLMVKREGAEELNCRKLYEFASHFADVINQGSIDTVESYFEESYNLKLCRN; encoded by the exons ATGAAATCAATtgtgtcaaaatttttaagcGAATCTACAACATCCT TAAACAAGACTGAAGCAATAAACATTACCAAAAGAGAGAATGGAAAGATTAACTTAGATAAAAATGCTCTTGAAAAAGTTCTTGGAAATGAGAAAGTGGCAGAGTATCCTGTTGCAATTTATTCTGTGGCAGGTCCATTTCGAACTGGAAAATCGTTTTTGCTCAATTTGTTTGTTCGTTATTTCGAACGAAGAGGG ACCATAGAAAGCGTTCCACCACCCCTTGACCCAAACGACGAAGAGCCGCTCACAGGACCTTTTAAGTTCAAAGGTGGAGCTAGTGAAGGTTGCACAGAGGGAATATGGATTACAAAGGAGCCATTTATAATCTCCACCAAGAACAAAAAAACG GTTGCTCTATTTCTTATGGACACACAAGGTGCATTTGATCATAAGGCCAGTATAAAAGAAAGCTCAATTTTATTCGCCTTAAGTCTGTTACTCAGTTCCTACCAATTCTTTAACTTGAAAACCAGCATCGACAGTCTTCATCTTCAAGCTTTGGGG AACTTTGCAGAGTATGCACAAAATGTTAGAGATACAAAGTCTGGCTTTTTATTTCAG AAATTCATGTTCCTTATTCGTGACTGGAAAATGATAGAAGATCACAAGCACGGTTTGTATGGTGGAAAACGCTATCTCAATACTGTTCTTGACGGAGATGACGGGGCAGATGAAAACGTTAAAACCAACAAATTCCTCAAAGAAAACTTTTCTGAACTTTTATGTTATCTTTGGCCCTCTCCAGCTCCCAAAATCGAAGGAATGGGGAAAACCTCCAAAGTTTGTCATATGAAAG ATGTCGGCTTTGAGTTTTTGAAGAAAGCGTCTGAGTTTTTCCATTATCTCTGCTTTGAGAATGAGAATAAGAATCTTATGGTGAAGCGAGAAGGCGCAGAAGAGCTTAATTGCAGGAAACTATATGAATTCGCAAGTCATTTTGCTGATGTCATCAACCAAGGATCAATCGATACAGTGGAATCATATTTTGAGGAAAGTTATAATCTAAAATTGTGCAGAAATTAA